In Xiphias gladius isolate SHS-SW01 ecotype Sanya breed wild chromosome 6, ASM1685928v1, whole genome shotgun sequence, a single genomic region encodes these proteins:
- the LOC120790450 gene encoding synapse-associated protein 1-like, which produces MFKNWGTWFGIESENGQVNQEGESIVDVHEEKSQEINKPTAAAESEQSGAAEKDADPPQLLQAARGFSGYIYNVASRASKKLSESVAETAQTLKKSVEDGKVNGIIEKTILGDFQKEQEKFVKEKEAKKFGAAVPPWVGYNEEDTIQQQILALSADKRNFLRDPPAGVHFHFDFEQMYPIAMVMLEEDELLRKMRFHLVPKQVKEEVFWKNYFYRVSLIKQSAQLTALAAQQAAEQRDVEKTARSPEDPHQKAAVKGKTPPAICNTKPKSSEDEEEISTSPSVSEFVSDAFDSCKINEDDLRKEMEQLVLDKRENPSTQQEETADWERELQEELKEYDVLAGNENHDDNWDREIEDMLKEDS; this is translated from the exons atGTTTAAGAACTGGGGAACCTGGTTTGGAATAGAGAGCGAAAATGGCCAAGTTAATCAAGAAGGCGAGTCTATTGTTGATGTCCATGAAGAGAAGAGTCAGGAAATAAACAAACCCACGGCTGCTGCTGAAAGTGAGCAAAGCGGTGCCGCCGAGAAAGATGCTGATCCCCCGCAACTTCTCCAAGCAGCGAGGGGCTTCAGTG GTTACATCTATAATGTCGCCAGCAGGGCCTCAAAGAAACTGTCCGAGTCCGTAGCTGAAACAGcacaaacattaaagaaaagtGTAGAGGATGGGAAAGTAAATGGAATTATTGAAAAG ACCATTTTGGGTGATTTCcagaaagaacaagaaaagtTTGTTAAGGAGAAAGAAGCTAAAAAGTTTG GTGCTGCTGTGCCACCATGGGTGGGTTATAATGAAGAGGACACCATACAGCAACAGATTTTAGCACTTTCAGCT gacAAAAGAAATTTTTTGCGAGACCCCCCTGCTGGGGTGCATTTTCACTTTGACTTTGAGCAAATGTATCCAATCGCCATGGTgatgctggaggaggatgagcTCCTCAGAAAGATGCGCTTCCATTTGGTCCCCAAACA GGTGAAAGAGGAAGTCTTCTGGAAGAATTACTTCTACCGTGTGTCCTTGATAAAACAGTCGGCTCAGCTGACGGCTCTAGCAGCACAACAGGCTGCTGAACAGAGGGATGTGGAGAAAACTGCCCGCAGTCCTGAGGATCCTCATCAAAAGG CCGCAGTTAAAGGGAAAACTCCCCCTGCCATTTGCAATACCAAACCAAAATCAAGTGAG gatgaagaggagatcTCCACCAGCCCGTCTGTGTCTGAATTTGTGAGTGATGCTTTTGACTCATGCAAGATAAATGAGGACGACTTACGCAAAGAAATGGAACAGCTTGTTCTGGACAAGCGGGAAAATCCAAGTACACAACAGG aggAGACCGCGGACTGGGAGAGAGAGTTGCAGGAGGAACTTAAGGAGTACGACGTGTTGGCTGGTAATGAGAACCACGATGACAACTGGGACAGAGAGATTGAAGATATGCTAAAGGAGGACAGTTAG